The Toxoplasma gondii ME49 chromosome XII, whole genome shotgun sequence genome includes a region encoding these proteins:
- a CDS encoding SprT domain-containing protein (encoded by transcript TGME49_246020), translating into MEAAGESFSRDKNVRRLGVEGEPLRPAKVFEAEGFNAANRLPQRSVPSGLEVLELETEARQDAEAADPDSDVEVVAVVKRRRLGADSPVESVRALFKGDTSRNPRASGSLSSSSARAMAVDGSEVFSLDSPPLSPRMPTEGNTTRYETTTEESLPVLSSFSSSSSSSSSSFSSSSSSSSSSSSSSFSSPSSSSPSLPLVEVPRPRRVSVHGQDELIAPDLHALFAYYNDAFFEGKLCGVEVRWSKRMTLCAGLCVYQTGGYCSVRLSEPLLKFRSVKEFRETLLHEMIHAFLFVTKCNRDHDAHGPDFLAHMRRLNALTGLNITVYHNFHDEVAHYRTHIWRCQGKCRETPPYFGYVRRSMNRAPGPYDRWWAEHQESCGGMYVKISEPKKVTPNRAASSRQEREKKAKAQKIEKKEKREKTEQRTEGTRSGGALMFWKLGGESAAKAEADGKSNVRCLDTPQAAAQHRHRNRYSTLADVLHRNRVERILKLNAHHDSEKLSSSGPGPLPFSSASSSSTSSSVSSAEMSSSSSFSSRSSSSSSFSSTSSPSSPPSSSSSSSCSSSSSCSPSCFSFSPSSSASSSVDAPPGDDDAVQLLAVRPSFSLSALPSPPASRVSVSPSRRHRGASRGADAPGRGSDELPLNGKERTTRRTDGLAAAFVEEGDSGVLFISSTHARLTRSLTSSGGPHSFPQKGLKDDEVSTQNPTHEKRSSPSDGASLSRPSSSSSPSSSPSSLPSSSFSSSSGLLSSSSSPSAPSSLPSSSASPSHPSPRGGTDDGLRGVTETAVSRELDVFSCRFCKGLFADSRTLRRHIQCCLRDPSRVRGRTDLAALPRDAG; encoded by the exons atGGAAGCCGCAGGGGAGTCCTTCAGTCGCGACAAGAATGTGCGGCGTTTGGGAGTTGAAGGCGAGCCTCTGAGGCCAGCAAAGGTTTTTGAGGCAGAAGGTTTCAACGCCGCCAATCGTCTTCCCCAGAGATCTGTCCCCTCTGGCCTTGAAGTCTTGGAGCTCGAAACAGAGGCAAGGCAGGATGCGGAGGCAGCCGACCCCGACAGCGATGTGGAAGTCGTTGCCGTCGTCAAGAGACGCAGGCTAGGAGCAGACTCTCCGGTCGAGAGTGTGCGAGCGCTTTTCAAAGGAGACACGTCCCGAAATCCACGAGCATCAGGCAGTCTTTCTTCAAGTTCCGCACGGGCGATGGCTGTCGACGGAAGCGAAGTCTTTTCTCTTGATTCtccccctctgtctccccgaATGCCAACTGAAGGAAACACGACACGTTACGAAACAACCACTGAAGAGTCCCTTccagttctttcttctttttcttcctcttcctcctcttcgtcttcctccttttcgtcttcctcttcctcctcttcgtcttcctcctcttcttccttttcttctccctcttcttcctctccttcacttCCTTTAGTAGAGGTTCCTCGGCCTCGGCGTGTGTCCGTTCATGGCCAGGACGAGCTGATCGCTCCTGATTTGCATGCTCTTTTTGCGTATTACAACGATGCATTTTTCGAGGGGAAGTTGTGCGGAGTTGAAGTACGGTGGAGCAAAAGGATGACGCTTTGCGCAGGTCTCTGCGTCTACCAG ACTGGAGGCTACTGCTCCGTCCGTCTCTCCGAGCCGCTTCTCAAGTTCAGATCGGTCAAGGAATTTCGA GAAACGCTCTTGCATGAGATGATTCAtgccttcctctttgtcACCAAGTGCAACCGAGACCACGACGCTCATGGGCCG GATTTTTTGGCCCACATGCGGCGCCTGAATGCTCTAACGGGACTGAACATCACCGTGTACCACAACTTCCATGACGAGGTCGCCCACTACCGCACACACATCTGGCGGTGTCAG GGGAAATGCCGAGAAACGCCGCCCTACTTCGGCTACGTTCGGCGGTCGATGAATCGTGCGCCAGGGCCTTACGACCGCTGGT GGGCAGAGCACCAAGAAAGCTGCGGCGGAATGTATGTGAAAATCAGCGAGCCTAAGAAGGTCACTCCGAACAGAGCTGCTTCgtcgagacaggagagagagaagaaagcaaaggcgCAAAAAatcgaaaagaaggaaaagagagagaagacggagcaACGGACGGAGGGCACGCGTTCGGGAGGGGCTTTGATGTTCTGGAAACTCGGAGGAGAAAGTGCAGCGAAGGCCGAGGCCGACGGAAAATCAAACGTgcggtgtctagacaccccACAAGCTGCAGCGCAACACAGACACCGCAACCGGTATTCAACACTCGCTGATGTTCtacacagaaaccgagtcgAGCGTATTCTCAAGTTGAACGCACACCATGACAGCGAAAAGTTGAGCTCGTCAGGGCCAGGCCCTTTGCCTTTCTCaagcgcctcttcttcctctacgTCTTCCTCTGTATCTTCTGCGGagatgtcttcttcctcttctttttcgtctcgttcctcttcttcttcctctttttcttccacatcttctccatcgtctcctccatcgtcttcttcatcttcttcgtgttcatcgtcttcttcctgctctccgtcctgtttctcgttctctccttcatcttctgcctcgtcttctgtcgatGCCCCTCCCGGGGACGATGATGCGGTGCAGTTGCTTGCCGTCCGGCCCTccttttcgctgtctgctcTGCCCAGTCCGCCGGCTTCgcgtgtttctgtctcgccttctcggcgCCACAGAGGTGCTTCCCGAGGCGCTGACGCACCCGGCCGAGGCAGCGACGAGCTTCCCTTGAACGGCAAAGAGCGGACAACGCGAAGAACAGACGGACTCGCAGCTGCATTCGTCGAAGAAGGTGACTCGGGTGTTCTCTTCATTTCAAGCACTCATGCTCGACTGACACGGTCCCTGACCTCGTCTGGTGGTCCTCATTCTTTTCCCCAGAAAGGCCTGAAGGATGACGAAGTCTCAACACAGAATCCAACACACGAGAAAAGATCTTCGCCTTCTGATggtgcgtctctttctcgtccctcctcgtcttcgtcaccgtcgtcttccccttcttctttaccttcttcgtctttctcgtcttcgtcagGTCTactgtcttcgtcttcttcaccttctgcaccttcttctttgccttcttcttcagcgagTCCTTCTCATCCTTCACCAAGGGGGGGAACGGACGACGGACTGAGAGGCGTGACTGAGactgctgtctctcgagaactcgatgttttctcttgtcgcTTCTGTAAAGGACTCTTTGCAGACTCGCGTACTCTAAGACGTCACATTCAATG CTGCCTGCGAGATCCAAGCCGCGTCCGAGGCCGCACCGACTTGGCCGCTCTCCCACGGGATGCAGGATGA
- the MED17 gene encoding mediator complex subunit MED17 (encoded by transcript TGME49_246030~Gene product name based on ToxoDB Community Expert Annotation.) has protein sequence MPDIPQMSSSCQEGIGRAGKREATVDAQPVLPSRSSGDASVPGRFRPDKDPSSVSSVNLCPQFSLEPYGAGDLRLLKFLADGRPVWEAPPARPPSGQIAADVDFFFPEKDVLPAPVGATDRRTVETPQSVSLGSSSSSSASSCAAAVRQTVSESGGEGAAGEGQLLGRESASAHAARAEAFRAYLEKSARASAAYPPSDLLQRAEALCVAADARHQEQLKESDPWVKNKGVWEEAVQKRDEASKWLSGAGMLFDLLLGTANAAPSQRFLRLVEAKDEVDEEEMWQKLLIGLQGRREMSVELEKEIANARHQMLRTPAGLPGQRTWVQLLRRLQRLRWVLVKKRYQDVEFSQSDASYPYVSEVYIHLLQIPTRCWGAGTAAPVGCSLPLPPPRVFGDHFVLLKATLKDPTEPREEGGTCGGEPATPGAGTASAAGSRDVPASVQRRTASPWGFVLEYDEQAASAVETRALLHVNVRPLLAWNLLSDSRDVGDSSTAVIASRAASWLFPNPSTCLPPPAGLLVDELPAMNPPPLTDRETKQDAEVAQASNAIHRRLQQAQWCLLDRCCFHVLAAQAERMRVLGEQNATASLQKSGDIPFGGEKAGGGDADVQCLRRRITAECIQVDSKRIRILLRGVPISLAQAGVPETGTDPSGAGGVFSARNGLRSKDVANSAGVAMSETSGMANKATIHTNSAIPGEQMSNSTCKCGVHTLDFVVDVAYLPTDLGKMSEEAGVCCRDSKRGSSGQRTAASEDPTSSLEQWRTEKKSEASVNRSHEHAEDSAPLASASVFGQKCSLCRCCTVRLHEEVGAFFEQAQRVAVLQLRQFFLEAWAYEAFERPKLCGELAFAPPLLDLAGSRTATRTLQGSTKAGCSSQLRGEHILRTFVSWLASEGLDFV, from the coding sequence ATGCCAGACATCCCGCAGATGTCGAGCTCGTGTCAGGAAGGGATAGGGAGGGCGGGGAAGCGTGAGGCGACTGTCGATGCCCAGCCTGTCCTGCCCTCTCGTTCGTCTGGAGACGCTTCGGTGCCCGGCCGTTTCCGTCCAGACAAAGACCCAAGTTCCGTTTCGAGCGTCAACCTCTGTCCAcagttctctctcgagcCGTACGGAGCAGGCGACTTGCGTCTTCTCAAGTTCCTCGCAGACGGCCGGCCTGTATGGGAAGCTCCTCCGGCGCGACCTCCGAGTGGCCAGATTGCGGCAGACGTagatttcttctttccagaaAAGGATGTTTTGCCGGCACCAGTTGGCGCCACGGACAGGCGCACTGTCGAAACACCGCAGTCTGTGTCGCTCgggtcttcgtcttcctcttctgcgtcttcatGTGCTGCGGCGGTGAGGCAGACAGTTTCCGAGTCAGGAGGTGAGGGTGCCGCAGGGGAAGGCCAGTTGCTTGGCAGGGAGAGTGCaagtgcgcatgcagcgcgcgCGGAAGCTTTTCGCGCCTACCTCGAGAAGTCGGCAAGAGCCAGTGCAGCGTATCCGCCTTCAGATCTTCTTCAGCGGGCAGAGGCACTCTGCGTCGCAGCCGACGCCCGGCACCAGGAACAGCTGAAGGAGTCCGATCCGTGGGTGAAGAACAAGGGCGTTTGGGAGGAGGCCGTacagaagcgagacgaagcgTCCAAGTGGCTGTCAGGCGCAGGCATGCTCTTCGACCTGCTTCTGGGCACAGCGAATGCGGCCCCCAGTCAGAGATTTCTCCGGCTGgtcgaggcgaaggacgagGTTGACGAGGAGGAAATGTGGCAGAAGCTGCTGATTGGCTTGCAAGGCAGACGCGAAATGTCTGTCGAGCTCGAGAAGGAAATCGCGAACGCCAGACATCAGATGCTGCGAACTCCTGCGGGACTTCCGGGACAAAGAACCTGGGTCCAGCTGCTCCGCCGGCTGCAGAGGCTGCGCTGGGTCCTAGTGAAGAAACGGTACCAAGACGTCGAGTTCTCGCAGTCAGACGCAAGCTACCCGTACGTCTCTGAGGTGTATATCCACCTCCTGCAGATACCGACGCGCTGCTGGGGCGCCGGCACGGCTGCCCCGGTCGGGTGCAGCCTTCCGCTGCCGCCTCCGCGGGTCTTCGGCGACCATTTCGTGCTTTTGAAAGCAACTCTGAAGGACCCAACCGAGCCGCGGGAGGAGGGCGGCACATGCGGCGGAGAACCGGCGACGCCAGGCGCGGGCACAGCAAGCGCGGCGGGGAGCCGCGACGTGCCCGCATCGGTGCAGCGAAGGACCGCGAGTCCGTGGGGGTTTGTCCTGGAATACGACGAGCAGGCGGCAAGTGCCGTGGAAACAAGAGCGCTGCTGCATGTGAACGTCCGGCCGCTCTTGGCGTGGAATCTCCTCTCTGATTCGAGAGATGTCGGAGACTCCTCCACTGCGGTGATCGCCTCGCGGGCGGCCTCGTGGCTCTTTCCAAATCCGTCCACTTGCCTGCCGCCTCCGGCAGGCCTCCTGGTCGACGAGCTTCCGGCCATGAATCCACCGCCACTCACTGaccgagaaacgaaacaagACGCTGAGGTGGCTCAGGCATCCAATGCAATCCACCGGCGTCTGCAGCAAGCCCAGTGGTGTCTGTTGGACAGGTGCTGCTTCCACGTCCTCGCTGCGCAGGCTGAGCGCATGCGCGTTCTCGGTGAACAGAACGCAACTGCGAGTCTACAGAAATCCGGAGATATCCCTTttggcggagagaaggcgggtGGCGGCGACGCGGACGTTCAGTGCCTTCGGAGGCGAATCACTGCCGAGTGCATCCAGGTCGACTCTAAAAGAATCAGAATCCTTCTTCGGGGAGTGCCCATCTCACTCGCACAGGCCGGGGTACCGGAAACCGGCACAGATCCCTCTGGTGCAGGCGGAGTTTTCAGCGCGAGAAACGGACTGAGATCTAAGGATGTAGCAAATAGTGCAGGCGTAGCCATGAGCGAAACAAGCGGCATGGCAAATAAGGCAACGATCCACACCAACTCAGCCATTCCGGGTGAACAGATGAGCAACTCGACCTGTAAgtgcggtgtacatacactcgacTTCGTTGTTGACGTAGCTTACCTGCCGACCGATTTGGGTAAGATGTCGGAAGAAGCGGGTGTTTGTTGCCGAGATTCAAAGCGAGGCTCAAGCGGCCAGCGCACCGCTGCGTCCGAAGATCCGACGTCTAGTTTGGAGCAATGGAGAACTGAGAAAAAGTCAGAAGCAAGCGTCAACCGTAGTCACGAACACGCTGAGGACTCTGCACCGCTTGCTTCTGCAAGCGTTTTTGGGCAGAAGTGCAGTCTGTGCCGGTGCTGCACGGTTCGTTTGCACGAAGAGGTGGGAGCGTTTTTCGAGCAAGCACAGAGGGTTGCCGTTCTTCAGCTCCGGCAGTTTTTCCTTGAGGCCTGGGCGTACGAAGCCTTTGAACGACCTAAATTATGCGGGGAACTCGCATTTGCGCCGCCCCTCCTTGATTTAGCTGGCTCACGAACGGCCACTAGGACCCTGCAGGGTTCGACTAAGGCAGGGTGTTCCTCACAGCTTCGCGGGGAACATATCCTCCGCACTTTTGTCAGTTGGCTAGCTTCTGAAGGTCTAGACTTTGTGTGA